The following nucleotide sequence is from Acidobacteriota bacterium.
TCGTTATGCAAAGCCAGTCCGAAATTAGAAATTCATTCAAGCTGCTGGTGTTCGCTTCGCTGTTGACCCTCGTGCTTTGGTTCATTCCATTCGCCGGCCTCATCACCACTCCTATTAGACTCTTTGTCACGTTCATTCATGAGACCGGACACGCGTTAGCTGCGCTTGCGACGTTCGGCGGAGTGAATCGGGTCGCGCTAGACTGGAGCGGCAGCGGGGTAACTTTCACCCAGGGTGGTTGGGGATTTGTGATTTCGAGCGCCGGCTACCTCGCGACGACGATCTACGGTGCAGGCTTACTCCTGATGTTGAGACGCGAGCGTAACGCGCGGAAGGCGGCGATTGGAACGGGCGGTTTGCTTCTATTGATAACCGCCCTGTTCGGCGGGAATGTTCTTGCGTGGCTAGCCGGATTGGTGTTTGGCGCTGGATGTCTGTTCCTCGGTTTGAAGGCCAAGCCTCGATTGATTCATTTCTGCATGAGTTTCCTCGCTGTGCAATGCCTGCTCAACGCGTTCTACGATCTTCGCGCCTTGTTGTACCTGTCGGCGTTCGATCCCGCTTTTCCAACCGATGCCCGAAACATGTCACAAGCTACCGGAGGGTTCCTGCCTCCCTTGTTCTGGGCAGCGGGCTGGGTCCTTCTTTCGGCGGTAGTTGTGGTCGCGACCTTGGCCGTCTACTATCGAAGCCTGCGCGAGCGGGCGGCAATGCCCGCGGCTCCGCT
It contains:
- a CDS encoding M50 family metallopeptidase; translation: MQSQSEIRNSFKLLVFASLLTLVLWFIPFAGLITTPIRLFVTFIHETGHALAALATFGGVNRVALDWSGSGVTFTQGGWGFVISSAGYLATTIYGAGLLLMLRRERNARKAAIGTGGLLLLITALFGGNVLAWLAGLVFGAGCLFLGLKAKPRLIHFCMSFLAVQCLLNAFYDLRALLYLSAFDPAFPTDARNMSQATGGFLPPLFWAAGWVLLSAVVVVATLAVYYRSLRERAAMPAAPLPSLIASHSTNVSNPQV